A genomic region of Gammaproteobacteria bacterium contains the following coding sequences:
- the bamA gene encoding outer membrane protein assembly factor BamA: protein MIKSLLLITLLSLSSVGFAFESFEVEDIRLVGADRISHGTIFTYLPIEKGDTVTQSSVTRSIKSLFRTGYFSDVKISRDGSVLVVSLTERPAIASIDIDGNKAIKTEELLKGLRDIGLVEGEVFDKLQLDRVQNELVRQYYSRGKYNVVVDAKVKELDRNRVRVNIDIDEGKAAKIKHIKVVGNTVFTDEELIDTFESDTTNLLSWYSSDDQYSKEKLNGDLEKLKSYYMDRGYIDFNVESVQVTISQDKKAIYITINISEGKQYTFGEMKVTGDMVLDKEIFERLIVSEKGEIFARNLTEATSERMKLVLGNVGYAFAEITPVPEIDEEKLVVDMTYYVSPGKRVYVRKINFNGNIKTKDEVLRREMRQFEGGWYSKSLVERSKIRLQQQPFVEEVEIETPKVPGTDDQVDVEVTIKERNSGQFTFSVGYSQVTGINTAVSVSLQNLLGTGNTLSFAVNNSSYFKQLNVFYENPYYTDDGISRGFSVNYSTSNFGEANIARYSSSNGGVGMQMSFPISEYDRIFTRLAYERKSVKAFLGSTASLIFSDLCALGGYTYSTQPLLPTGVEWNGSDCLPEPQDQLPPTDPIGVRDGELIPFEVRKSFTFLKAEARWSRDSRNRYFNPTRGSYYRLGAEFSTPGSTAEFYKFEAKTNKLFPLTDNLTLSLTGEIGYGDGYGESDKLPFFENFFAGGVSSVRGYRDNTLGPKSSVLIDEYPDLPLTSKPGDPVGGSLKTVGSVELVFPTPFAKAGNTARLAWFWDFGNVFSKFDDFEAREFRHSTGLALKWQAPIGPIIINFAYPFNDDKYDDTETVQFSFGNTF, encoded by the coding sequence TTCGACTGGTTGGTGCTGACAGAATTTCACATGGAACAATATTTACATACCTGCCAATTGAAAAAGGTGATACTGTCACACAAAGCAGCGTTACACGTTCAATTAAATCCCTATTCAGAACCGGATATTTCAGTGATGTGAAAATTTCAAGAGATGGTTCAGTTTTGGTTGTCAGTCTCACCGAAAGGCCAGCAATCGCATCGATTGATATTGATGGTAATAAAGCAATTAAAACGGAAGAACTTTTAAAAGGCTTGCGTGATATTGGACTTGTTGAAGGTGAGGTGTTTGATAAGTTGCAATTGGATCGTGTGCAAAATGAATTAGTCAGACAGTATTATTCACGCGGTAAATACAATGTAGTCGTTGATGCAAAGGTAAAAGAACTTGATCGTAATCGCGTAAGAGTGAATATCGACATTGATGAAGGCAAAGCTGCAAAAATTAAACACATAAAGGTTGTGGGTAACACGGTCTTTACAGATGAAGAATTAATAGATACATTTGAGTCAGATACAACCAATTTATTATCTTGGTACTCATCAGATGACCAGTACTCAAAAGAAAAACTCAATGGTGATTTGGAAAAACTGAAATCCTATTACATGGATAGAGGTTATATCGACTTTAATGTCGAGTCCGTACAAGTCACAATTAGCCAAGATAAAAAAGCGATATATATCACTATCAATATCAGCGAAGGTAAACAATACACTTTCGGTGAGATGAAGGTGACCGGTGATATGGTGCTTGATAAAGAAATATTCGAAAGATTAATTGTCTCTGAAAAAGGTGAAATTTTTGCTCGAAATTTAACTGAAGCAACCTCTGAAAGAATGAAGTTGGTTCTAGGAAATGTGGGATATGCGTTTGCCGAAATCACTCCTGTTCCGGAAATTGATGAAGAAAAACTTGTGGTTGACATGACTTATTATGTCAGTCCCGGGAAAAGAGTTTACGTCAGAAAGATTAATTTTAACGGTAATATAAAAACTAAGGATGAGGTTTTAAGACGTGAAATGCGTCAGTTTGAAGGTGGTTGGTATTCTAAATCATTAGTAGAGCGTTCAAAAATACGTTTACAACAACAGCCATTTGTCGAAGAAGTTGAAATCGAAACTCCAAAAGTTCCGGGAACAGACGATCAGGTTGATGTCGAAGTCACAATCAAGGAAAGAAACTCCGGACAGTTTACGTTTTCAGTCGGTTACTCTCAGGTGACAGGTATCAATACGGCTGTATCTGTATCGTTACAGAATCTTTTGGGAACCGGCAACACCTTATCATTTGCTGTGAATAATAGTAGTTACTTCAAACAGTTGAATGTTTTCTATGAAAACCCTTATTACACGGATGATGGTATCTCCAGAGGATTTAGTGTGAATTACTCAACTTCAAACTTTGGAGAAGCTAATATTGCTCGATACAGCTCCAGTAACGGTGGTGTAGGAATGCAAATGAGTTTCCCGATTTCAGAGTACGATAGAATATTTACCCGGTTGGCTTATGAAAGAAAATCAGTGAAAGCATTTTTAGGTTCGACGGCATCATTGATATTTTCAGATTTATGTGCTCTTGGCGGATATACCTATTCAACACAACCATTATTACCAACAGGTGTGGAGTGGAATGGTTCAGACTGTTTACCTGAACCACAAGATCAACTGCCTCCAACTGATCCGATAGGAGTCCGTGATGGTGAGTTAATACCTTTTGAAGTGAGAAAGTCGTTCACATTTTTGAAAGCAGAAGCTCGTTGGTCACGCGATAGCCGGAATCGATATTTTAACCCTACAAGAGGTTCATATTATCGATTGGGAGCAGAGTTTTCAACCCCGGGAAGTACGGCCGAGTTTTACAAATTTGAAGCGAAAACAAATAAACTATTTCCGCTCACAGATAACCTGACTCTATCATTGACAGGAGAAATCGGTTACGGTGATGGTTACGGAGAATCCGATAAACTACCGTTCTTTGAAAACTTTTTTGCTGGTGGAGTGAGCTCCGTCAGAGGTTATCGTGATAATACTCTAGGTCCGAAATCATCCGTTTTGATAGACGAGTATCCTGATTTACCATTAACTTCAAAACCGGGTGATCCTGTTGGAGGAAGTTTGAAAACAGTTGGTTCCGTTGAGTTGGTTTTCCCAACTCCATTTGCAAAAGCAGGGAATACAGCTCGCTTGGCATGGTTTTGGGATTTTGGAAATGTATTCAGTAAATTTGATGATTTTGAAGCTCGTGAGTTCAGACATTCGACCGGTTTGGCGTTGAAGTGGCAGGCTCCTATCGGACCGATCATCATCAACTTTGCTTATCCGTTTAATGATGATAAATATGATGATACTGAGACTGTTCAGTTCTCATTTGGTAACACATTCTGA
- a CDS encoding OmpH family outer membrane protein, translating into MKQEASKLSLMKVLQLIILLGFGSSVLAQGKIGFVDMETLINSSPQINQARVSITSEFELEYSKIEQQESDLEILENRITKDGAIMSFTELSKLQERARILERQISRAKEDLKDAINIRNNIVLAKVEEELNQVVKQYAVENGYDAILINAILYVNDNMDITQEILQVLKEKSNTNGN; encoded by the coding sequence ATGAAACAAGAAGCATCCAAACTTAGTCTGATGAAAGTATTACAACTAATAATTTTGCTTGGGTTTGGTTCTTCAGTTTTAGCACAAGGCAAAATTGGCTTTGTGGATATGGAAACACTGATTAACAGTTCACCACAAATTAATCAGGCTCGAGTCTCAATCACATCTGAGTTTGAACTGGAGTACAGTAAAATAGAGCAACAGGAGTCTGATTTGGAAATTCTTGAAAACAGGATTACCAAAGATGGTGCAATTATGTCTTTTACGGAATTAAGCAAATTACAAGAACGAGCCAGAATTCTTGAAAGACAAATCAGTCGTGCTAAGGAAGACCTAAAAGATGCTATCAACATTCGGAACAATATTGTTTTAGCTAAAGTTGAGGAAGAACTTAATCAAGTGGTTAAACAATATGCCGTTGAAAACGGTTATGATGCTATCCTTATCAATGCAATTTTGTATGTCAATGACAATATGGACATCACTCAGGAAATATTGCAGGTTTTAAAAGAGAAAAGCAACACGAATGGAAATTAG
- the lpxD gene encoding UDP-3-O-(3-hydroxymyristoyl)glucosamine N-acyltransferase, with protein MEISLGTLAKQFKLEFKGNADKVISSVGTLEKAQNHQISFLSNSKYSSQLNQTNAGIVILNPQSSDKFTGNQLISENPYVTYAKVATLLQTNTNKHSEIHPTAVIAKTAKIGKDVNVGPYSIIGENTEIGEGTNLEARVTIGNNCKIGKDCVFKPNVVVSCDCSIGDRVILHPGAIIGAEGFGLARDVEGWIKVPQLGSVRIGNDCEVGANTTIDRGTIEDTILEDDVRLDNQIQIAHNVHIGAHTVMAGCSAVAGSAKIGKNCMVGGGVGILGHLEVCDNVILQSMALVTHSIKRPGSYSSVAPIQETTEWRKSAVRFKQLDSIARRLGNLEKKIK; from the coding sequence ATGGAAATTAGTCTCGGTACACTTGCCAAACAATTTAAACTTGAATTTAAAGGAAATGCTGACAAAGTAATTTCCTCTGTCGGAACACTCGAAAAAGCTCAAAATCATCAAATCAGTTTTCTTTCCAACTCAAAATATTCATCTCAATTGAATCAGACCAATGCAGGAATTGTCATATTAAATCCGCAAAGTTCGGATAAATTTACAGGAAACCAACTGATTTCAGAGAATCCTTATGTGACTTATGCAAAAGTTGCAACATTACTGCAAACAAATACGAATAAACATTCAGAAATTCACCCAACAGCAGTCATAGCTAAAACTGCTAAAATTGGTAAAGATGTAAATGTTGGTCCTTATTCAATTATTGGCGAAAATACAGAAATTGGAGAAGGAACCAATCTTGAAGCCCGGGTAACTATCGGTAATAACTGTAAAATAGGTAAAGACTGTGTTTTTAAACCCAATGTAGTGGTTTCTTGTGATTGCAGTATTGGAGACAGAGTAATATTACATCCCGGAGCAATTATTGGAGCCGAAGGATTTGGTTTGGCACGAGATGTTGAGGGTTGGATAAAAGTTCCACAGCTTGGATCAGTTAGAATTGGCAACGATTGCGAAGTTGGTGCCAATACAACGATTGATCGAGGAACCATCGAAGACACTATTTTAGAAGATGATGTGCGATTGGATAATCAAATACAAATAGCCCACAACGTCCATATCGGAGCTCATACAGTAATGGCTGGTTGCTCAGCAGTTGCTGGTTCTGCAAAAATCGGCAAAAATTGTATGGTTGGTGGTGGCGTTGGAATATTAGGACACCTCGAAGTTTGTGATAATGTCATTTTACAATCCATGGCATTAGTAACACACTCAATCAAACGACCAGGCAGTTACAGCTCAGTTGCTCCAATTCAAGAAACAACAGAATGGCGTAAAAGTGCCGTTCGTTTCAAACAATTAGATAGCATTGCCAGACGACTTGGAAATCTGGAAAAAAAGATTAAATAA
- the fabZ gene encoding 3-hydroxyacyl-ACP dehydratase FabZ, with the protein MTEENNMNEVVDVERILRLLPHRYPFLLVDKVISYKKGESITAIKNVTFNEPHFTGHFPNHPVMPGVLIIEAMAQASGVLSGLSMEEGESNDKIYYLVKVDKAKFTKTVVPGDQLHLHATIKRTMRNMVQYACHATVDGKTVAQAELLCASKS; encoded by the coding sequence ATGACTGAAGAAAATAATATGAATGAAGTGGTTGATGTGGAAAGAATTCTTCGTTTACTGCCACACCGCTATCCTTTTTTGTTAGTGGACAAGGTGATTAGCTATAAAAAAGGAGAATCAATTACAGCCATTAAAAATGTAACCTTCAATGAACCTCATTTCACAGGACATTTTCCTAATCATCCGGTGATGCCCGGCGTGCTGATAATTGAAGCAATGGCTCAGGCATCCGGTGTTTTGTCGGGACTATCAATGGAAGAAGGGGAAAGCAATGATAAAATTTATTATTTGGTGAAAGTGGATAAAGCGAAATTTACCAAGACCGTTGTTCCAGGAGACCAACTTCACCTGCATGCAACCATTAAACGGACAATGCGAAATATGGTTCAGTACGCCTGTCATGCAACTGTTGACGGCAAAACCGTGGCTCAGGCTGAATTACTCTGCGCCAGTAAAAGTTAA
- the lpxA gene encoding acyl-ACP--UDP-N-acetylglucosamine O-acyltransferase, whose amino-acid sequence MIHKTAIIDSTAQLADDVKVGAYCIIEGNVTIGSGTEIKSHVTIGKHTEIGKNNRIFQFASIGEEPQDKKYKGEETRTIIGDNNTIREYVTINRGTVDDQGVTKIGNNNWIMAYVHIAHDCVLKDNIIIANGTTLAGHVHLDDYVILGGFTKLHQFCRIGAHAFTAMDTGFQKDLPPYIMAHGNPAKPRTINIEGLKRRGFTQADITAIKKAFRLLYKSDLMLEEALVEMQKLADEQQSVQIMVDFIKASTRSIAR is encoded by the coding sequence ATGATACATAAAACAGCGATTATTGATTCGACCGCTCAACTGGCAGATGATGTCAAAGTTGGCGCTTATTGCATTATCGAAGGTAATGTGACCATCGGTTCAGGGACTGAAATTAAATCTCATGTCACCATTGGAAAACATACTGAAATCGGTAAAAACAACCGAATCTTCCAGTTTGCATCGATTGGTGAAGAGCCGCAAGATAAAAAATATAAAGGCGAAGAAACCCGAACCATTATCGGTGACAACAATACTATTCGTGAATATGTCACTATCAATCGTGGCACCGTTGATGATCAAGGAGTGACCAAGATTGGCAACAACAACTGGATTATGGCTTATGTGCATATCGCACATGATTGCGTGTTAAAAGATAATATCATCATCGCTAATGGAACAACACTTGCCGGTCATGTGCATCTGGATGACTATGTGATACTTGGAGGATTCACTAAATTGCATCAATTTTGCCGAATTGGAGCTCATGCATTTACAGCAATGGATACAGGTTTTCAAAAAGACTTACCGCCATATATCATGGCACATGGCAATCCGGCAAAACCGAGAACCATCAATATCGAAGGACTCAAACGCCGAGGATTTACCCAAGCTGATATCACTGCAATCAAAAAAGCCTTTCGCTTGCTTTATAAATCTGATTTAATGCTGGAAGAGGCACTTGTTGAAATGCAAAAACTCGCCGATGAACAACAATCCGTTCAGATTATGGTGGACTTCATCAAAGCCAGTACCAGGAGTATTGCAAGGTAG
- the ftsE gene encoding cell division ATP-binding protein FtsE has protein sequence MISFKRVSKSYGKDNKALKDVSFDVEAGEMLFLTGHSGAGKTTILRLLMLMQYASYGQIRVNSMDISSLPASRIPAYRKKIGMIFQDHRLLNNKTVLENIALSLQIRGYSDSVSFKNARAALSQVGIAEKANFYPLELSSGQQQRVGIARAFVSKPDLILADEPTGNLDPDLSLELMQIFENLNKQGITIVIASHDLFLIKRLQKRVLVLEKGELIDDFSPQKNIYTP, from the coding sequence ATGATAAGTTTCAAGCGGGTTTCCAAGAGTTACGGTAAAGACAACAAGGCGTTGAAGGACGTCAGTTTTGATGTTGAAGCCGGGGAAATGTTGTTTCTGACAGGACATTCCGGGGCGGGGAAAACAACTATTTTGCGTTTGTTAATGTTAATGCAATATGCCAGTTACGGGCAGATTCGGGTGAATTCAATGGATATTTCGTCATTGCCGGCTTCGCGTATTCCTGCCTATCGTAAGAAAATTGGTATGATTTTTCAGGATCACCGATTGCTGAACAATAAAACGGTTCTGGAAAATATTGCTTTATCTCTACAAATTCGTGGTTATTCGGATTCTGTGAGTTTTAAAAATGCTAGGGCAGCTTTGTCTCAGGTAGGAATTGCTGAGAAGGCCAATTTTTATCCTTTAGAATTATCAAGTGGTCAGCAACAAAGAGTGGGTATTGCCCGTGCGTTTGTATCAAAGCCGGATTTGATTTTGGCCGATGAGCCAACCGGAAATCTCGACCCGGATTTATCATTGGAACTCATGCAAATTTTTGAGAATTTGAACAAACAAGGAATCACTATTGTTATTGCTTCGCATGATTTATTTTTGATTAAAAGACTGCAAAAAAGGGTTCTGGTGCTGGAAAAAGGCGAACTTATTGATGATTTCAGTCCGCAGAAAAATATTTATACACCATGA
- a CDS encoding permease-like cell division protein FtsX has protein sequence MIGSKHTPSPTLAYFRGHKRAVREGFSFPWKKPIRSILTIATLAICFFIPLFLWMVWLNYDELKQSWQTQGSIAVFVKGQTDESQINQLIDDIKANPVVESAHLINTDEVKLQLESDKQLSKFTKLIKSYDLPQQIGVKTKISQEKSDVENLVKMLEQQPQVEYVSYDQQWLNQLQGLTSTLLRMSHVSALLFLVIIIVILGNTIGNEIAEHKQEIRLLELIGASNAQVRRSFLYMGVFLGIFAGILAVVFLFVSFWWLDDLMSSLMNNFGVNVSLKGLNLIQVFAVIGVSILVTWFAARVALTGQRLNEIID, from the coding sequence ATGATAGGAAGCAAACACACACCGTCACCAACACTTGCCTATTTTCGCGGGCATAAGCGTGCTGTGCGTGAGGGCTTCTCATTTCCGTGGAAGAAACCAATCCGCTCGATTTTAACCATTGCCACGTTGGCAATTTGTTTTTTCATTCCGTTGTTTTTATGGATGGTTTGGTTGAATTATGATGAATTGAAACAATCATGGCAAACTCAAGGTTCGATTGCCGTGTTTGTTAAGGGTCAGACGGATGAGTCGCAAATCAACCAACTGATTGATGATATTAAAGCCAATCCGGTGGTTGAGTCGGCTCATTTAATCAATACTGATGAAGTGAAACTACAACTTGAAAGTGACAAACAATTATCCAAGTTCACCAAATTAATCAAATCGTATGATTTACCGCAACAAATCGGCGTCAAGACGAAAATATCTCAGGAAAAATCCGACGTTGAAAACCTGGTTAAGATGCTCGAACAACAACCTCAGGTTGAGTATGTGAGTTATGATCAGCAATGGTTGAATCAATTACAAGGTTTAACTTCGACATTATTGAGAATGTCACATGTGAGTGCCTTGCTGTTTTTGGTGATTATCATTGTCATTCTTGGAAATACTATTGGTAACGAGATTGCAGAGCATAAGCAGGAAATCCGATTGTTGGAATTGATTGGTGCCAGTAATGCTCAGGTGCGAAGAAGTTTTTTATACATGGGTGTTTTTCTGGGAATATTTGCGGGGATTCTAGCAGTAGTTTTTCTGTTTGTCAGTTTCTGGTGGCTGGATGATTTAATGTCTTCATTAATGAATAATTTTGGCGTCAATGTAAGTTTGAAAGGATTGAATTTGATACAAGTATTTGCCGTTATTGGAGTATCAATTTTGGTGACGTGGTTTGCAGCCAGAGTGGCATTAACCGGCCAGCGGTTGAATGAAATTATAGACTGA
- a CDS encoding EF-hand domain-containing protein encodes MAELTQEEIAEIKDHFDFFDNNGNGLLEENEFIKLFKVLAPDASREMAIRGFHTIDEDGNGTVEFDEFLDWWQMNWTVF; translated from the coding sequence ATGGCAGAATTAACACAAGAAGAAATTGCAGAAATCAAAGACCATTTTGATTTTTTTGATAATAATGGCAATGGTTTACTTGAGGAGAATGAATTCATTAAACTTTTCAAGGTTTTAGCTCCGGATGCCAGCAGAGAGATGGCAATTCGTGGTTTCCACACCATTGATGAAGATGGAAACGGAACGGTGGAATTTGATGAGTTTCTCGACTGGTGGCAAATGAATTGGACAGTTTTTTAA
- a CDS encoding ELM1/GtrOC1 family putative glycosyltransferase gives MKRFKNIWIFSDSIAGHEIQSVSLAEQLSDNVSIHHCTIRQPWLSFAPRRLPRFGRNIIWKSSQPNLSQSVDVIITCGRRMAAVGKHFKKLLQCIHIQILNPGDGVEKYDLLICPEHDNQKGRNILSIKGSLHPISTQFLSNFDCSKISQQSVGLFLGNPFSKFFEQLESMKQQIAQSFPEHHVYVCGSRRTPKSESNRIRKVFSNSRNVWLGDDDGENPYLSMLTCCEVLVVTADSINMVSEACAIDKNVIVIAESEASPKHQRFIHSIKERLSTFEQLKSDVEPLETLNKLTKQVLNFFSENP, from the coding sequence TTGAAAAGATTTAAAAACATCTGGATTTTTAGCGACAGCATTGCCGGTCATGAAATTCAGTCAGTTTCTCTGGCTGAACAGCTTTCGGATAATGTATCCATTCATCATTGTACAATCAGGCAACCGTGGCTCAGTTTTGCCCCCAGAAGACTTCCTCGGTTTGGTCGAAATATTATCTGGAAATCCTCTCAACCTAATTTATCCCAATCCGTTGATGTGATTATCACTTGCGGTCGGCGAATGGCAGCCGTTGGTAAGCATTTTAAGAAATTATTGCAATGCATACATATTCAGATTTTAAATCCGGGTGATGGTGTGGAAAAATATGACTTGCTAATTTGCCCTGAACACGACAATCAAAAAGGCAGGAATATCTTATCTATCAAAGGAAGTTTACATCCGATTTCGACTCAATTTTTATCCAATTTTGATTGTTCCAAAATCAGCCAGCAATCAGTTGGATTGTTTTTAGGCAATCCTTTTTCAAAGTTTTTCGAGCAGCTCGAATCTATGAAACAACAAATCGCTCAGAGTTTTCCGGAGCATCATGTCTATGTTTGTGGTTCCCGAAGAACACCAAAATCCGAATCCAATAGAATCAGAAAGGTTTTCTCAAATTCAAGAAATGTATGGTTAGGAGATGATGATGGCGAGAATCCTTATCTATCCATGCTCACTTGTTGTGAGGTTTTGGTTGTAACTGCTGACAGTATCAATATGGTTTCCGAGGCTTGTGCAATAGACAAAAATGTAATCGTCATAGCTGAAAGCGAAGCCTCTCCGAAACATCAACGATTCATTCACTCAATTAAGGAAAGATTATCAACTTTTGAACAGTTAAAAAGCGATGTAGAACCACTGGAAACTTTAAACAAATTGACGAAACAAGTTTTAAATTTCTTTTCTGAAAATCCTTAA
- a CDS encoding zinc-finger domain-containing protein, with protein sequence MSKSLAKNSANLNKVYHVTKADLPLSCPGEDMKTWNSHPKVYLSLSKENQATCPYCGAQYILDDK encoded by the coding sequence ATGTCGAAATCACTTGCAAAAAATTCAGCCAATCTGAATAAAGTTTATCATGTTACCAAAGCCGATTTGCCGTTGTCTTGTCCCGGCGAAGATATGAAAACCTGGAACTCTCATCCTAAAGTGTATCTCAGTTTATCGAAAGAGAACCAAGCGACTTGTCCGTATTGTGGAGCTCAATATATTCTGGATGATAAGTAA
- a CDS encoding glycosyltransferase — protein sequence MSHKLTVIQVLPALNNGGVERGTVEVANFLAEKGCTSIVISSGGNMVKKLSPNVEHIALDIGKKSFLTLLKIKTLKKIFQQKQADIVHARSRLPAWLSYRAIKSIKSNRPKFLTTIHGLYSVKRYSSIMARGDKVITVSETTNNYAKENYSQFLKSEPVMIYRGINPQEFPYDFQADFRWLHDFYQKHHQLVGKKLVLMPGRLTSLKGVKDLLVWLKQCDENCRLVLTATPDDDFYAAKLLHWFRDNGVEDKVYWLGLQDSMAEIYSIADVVVSASKRPEAFGRTVLESLSVGTPAVGYNHGGVGEILDKMFPEGKVKLGDTQQLANVIDSILSNQPEVKNNPQFLLTDMLNKTYQLYLESANVD from the coding sequence ATGAGCCATAAGCTCACGGTTATTCAAGTATTACCGGCATTGAATAATGGCGGAGTGGAAAGGGGAACAGTCGAAGTTGCCAATTTTCTCGCTGAGAAAGGTTGCACATCAATTGTAATCTCCTCAGGTGGTAACATGGTAAAAAAGTTATCACCGAATGTGGAACATATTGCACTTGATATTGGTAAAAAATCATTTTTGACATTGCTGAAAATCAAAACCCTGAAAAAAATCTTTCAGCAAAAACAAGCCGATATTGTCCACGCTCGTTCCCGTTTGCCAGCTTGGTTATCCTATCGGGCGATTAAAAGTATCAAAAGTAATCGTCCGAAATTTTTAACTACTATTCACGGTCTTTATTCAGTGAAGCGTTATTCGTCGATAATGGCACGAGGTGATAAGGTGATTACTGTTTCGGAAACCACGAATAACTATGCTAAGGAAAACTATTCACAATTTTTGAAATCCGAGCCGGTGATGATATATCGGGGAATCAATCCGCAAGAGTTTCCTTATGATTTCCAGGCTGACTTTCGGTGGTTGCATGATTTCTATCAAAAACACCATCAATTGGTGGGTAAAAAATTGGTCTTAATGCCCGGGCGATTGACTTCTTTAAAAGGTGTTAAGGATTTGCTGGTTTGGCTCAAACAATGTGATGAGAATTGCAGACTGGTCTTAACTGCGACACCTGATGATGACTTCTATGCGGCAAAATTGCTACATTGGTTCAGAGATAATGGAGTCGAGGATAAAGTGTATTGGCTGGGCTTACAGGATTCTATGGCAGAGATTTATTCAATAGCAGATGTTGTCGTATCCGCATCGAAACGCCCGGAAGCCTTTGGACGAACTGTTTTGGAATCACTATCCGTCGGTACTCCTGCCGTCGGATACAATCACGGTGGAGTGGGTGAGATTCTGGATAAAATGTTTCCCGAAGGGAAAGTCAAATTGGGTGACACTCAACAATTAGCAAATGTGATTGATTCAATATTGAGTAATCAGCCCGAGGTAAAGAACAATCCTCAATTTTTGCTCACAGACATGTTGAACAAAACCTATCAACTTTATTTGGAATCTGCAAATGTCGATTAG
- a CDS encoding O-antigen ligase family protein — protein sequence MSISLSKFTVYLFFSVLVLLPFSRLAELPILILSILGVYSLVNQGVQVFKKPQIQILSIVYLCYFLMILLSVPDSFWQKKTLIVGVSSLRFYLATIAILVLTKNQDRKLIIPFITILIVLWTIDALIQYFVGFDLIGRETYPGRLNGIFGTDQVKLGPVIALLMPVVMIGLVQINSVVRWVLTLAMIAVIILSGTRSAWLMMMFVLFAYWLHHVKTRRFILLIKTAVVAIVLLVSLWFISPEFQNRIERSMAALDGSQSGLDFALANRLPIWQTSWNMFSEHPINGVGAHAFRNAYSQYAESDDIWQEQGGVGMHAHHWLLEILSETGLIGLFLMIFAMYQLLKFVKLNYKPSMWSFMVAIVCAFLPFVSIYSLFSSFWSICIWFCGAGLLMVSHQDD from the coding sequence ATGTCGATTAGCCTTTCCAAATTCACAGTTTATTTATTTTTTTCTGTGTTAGTTCTGCTGCCTTTTTCCAGATTAGCTGAATTGCCAATTCTGATTTTATCAATTCTTGGGGTCTACTCATTAGTGAATCAAGGAGTTCAAGTATTTAAAAAGCCTCAAATCCAGATTTTAAGCATCGTTTATTTGTGTTACTTTTTGATGATACTGCTTTCTGTTCCGGATTCATTCTGGCAGAAAAAAACACTGATTGTTGGAGTATCTAGTCTTCGATTCTATCTGGCAACAATTGCCATACTTGTATTGACTAAAAACCAAGACAGGAAATTAATCATTCCATTTATAACAATTCTTATTGTTCTCTGGACAATAGATGCATTGATTCAGTATTTTGTTGGCTTTGACTTGATTGGAAGAGAAACATATCCCGGACGTTTGAACGGTATTTTCGGAACCGATCAGGTTAAACTAGGTCCTGTGATTGCATTGTTAATGCCAGTTGTGATGATTGGTTTGGTACAGATAAATTCGGTGGTTCGTTGGGTTTTGACATTGGCAATGATAGCTGTGATAATCTTGTCAGGGACACGCTCAGCATGGTTGATGATGATGTTTGTGTTATTTGCTTATTGGTTGCATCATGTTAAAACACGAAGATTTATTTTGTTGATAAAAACAGCTGTGGTTGCCATTGTTTTATTAGTGTCACTATGGTTTATTTCTCCGGAGTTTCAAAATCGCATTGAACGGTCAATGGCGGCTTTGGATGGTTCGCAATCCGGCCTGGATTTTGCATTAGCGAATCGTTTGCCGATTTGGCAAACATCGTGGAATATGTTTTCTGAACATCCAATTAATGGAGTTGGTGCCCATGCGTTCAGAAATGCTTATTCACAATATGCTGAAAGCGATGATATCTGGCAGGAGCAAGGTGGAGTAGGGATGCATGCTCATCATTGGTTGTTGGAAATTTTGTCTGAAACAGGATTGATTGGTTTATTTCTGATGATATTTGCAATGTATCAACTGTTGAAATTTGTTAAGTTAAATTATAAACCTTCAATGTGGTCGTTTATGGTTGCGATTGTGTGTGCATTTTTACCATTCGTGAGTATTTATTCTCTGTTTTCTTCATTTTGGTCGATTTGTATCTGGTTTTGCGGTGCCGGATTGTTAATGGTGAGTCATCAAGATGATTAA